Proteins encoded by one window of Synergistota bacterium:
- a CDS encoding acetyl-CoA hydrolase/transferase family protein: protein MIDISDRIRDKRLLSKVVSPEEAASLIRDGMTIACSGFTPAGYPKAIPLALAERVRKGDSLKVNLWTGASVGLELDGTLAEVKAVSKRLPYQTDDVIRKAINAGEIEYIDIHLSQCPQLVRYGYLGKIDFAIIEAVAITENGGIVPSTSVGNSPTFVQMADRVMVEINTTQPLELEGMHDIYIPEDPPKRREIPIYKPNDRIGTLYIPCDPEKIVAIVPCDIPDNQRPLAPIDDISKKMAENLIDFFKFEIKQGRLPKNLLPLQSGVGSIANAVLAGLVNSDFTDLWVYTEVIQDSMLDLMDAGKLRFASGTSLTLSPDGLKRFYENVKKYRDYIILRPQEISNHPEVIRRLGVIAMNTAIEVDIYGHVNSTNIMGSKMMNGIGGSGDFSRNAYLVIFQTPSIAKGGKISKIVPMVSHVDHTEHEVHVIVTEQGVADLRGKSPRERAREIIEKCAHPDYKDMLWDYFERACKRGGHEPHLLEEALSWHVRLIQKGTMKV, encoded by the coding sequence TTGATTGACATATCTGACAGAATAAGGGATAAGAGGCTTCTCTCTAAGGTCGTTTCTCCAGAGGAAGCAGCCTCGCTCATAAGGGATGGAATGACCATAGCGTGTAGTGGATTTACTCCTGCCGGTTATCCCAAAGCGATACCTCTCGCTTTGGCTGAAAGAGTGAGAAAAGGCGATAGTCTCAAGGTGAACCTGTGGACTGGAGCATCAGTGGGGCTTGAGCTTGATGGGACCTTAGCTGAGGTTAAAGCGGTTTCTAAAAGGCTTCCCTATCAAACCGATGACGTTATCAGGAAGGCAATAAACGCTGGGGAAATAGAATATATCGATATCCACCTCTCCCAATGCCCTCAGCTGGTCAGGTATGGTTATCTCGGGAAGATCGACTTTGCCATTATTGAGGCAGTTGCCATAACTGAAAATGGTGGTATAGTCCCCTCCACTTCCGTTGGAAACTCTCCCACATTTGTTCAAATGGCTGATAGAGTCATGGTTGAGATTAACACCACGCAACCTCTTGAGCTTGAGGGAATGCATGATATCTATATTCCTGAGGATCCCCCAAAGCGCAGAGAGATACCTATTTACAAGCCGAACGATAGAATAGGGACTCTCTATATTCCCTGCGATCCGGAAAAGATAGTTGCCATAGTTCCATGTGACATTCCTGATAATCAGAGACCTCTTGCTCCCATAGACGATATCTCAAAGAAGATGGCAGAGAACCTCATAGACTTCTTCAAATTTGAGATAAAGCAAGGCAGATTACCTAAAAATCTTCTTCCCCTTCAGTCCGGCGTGGGAAGCATAGCCAATGCGGTTTTAGCGGGGCTTGTTAACTCCGATTTTACCGATCTCTGGGTTTATACCGAGGTGATACAGGATTCGATGCTCGATCTTATGGATGCAGGTAAGCTTCGCTTTGCATCGGGGACATCCTTAACCCTCTCTCCTGATGGCTTAAAGCGATTTTATGAAAACGTGAAGAAGTACAGGGATTACATAATTCTTCGCCCTCAAGAGATATCTAATCACCCGGAGGTTATAAGAAGGCTTGGGGTAATAGCGATGAATACTGCTATAGAAGTTGATATCTATGGACATGTTAATTCCACGAATATCATGGGTAGCAAGATGATGAACGGCATAGGGGGATCAGGTGATTTTTCAAGAAACGCTTATCTCGTCATATTCCAAACGCCGTCTATAGCTAAGGGAGGAAAGATTTCGAAGATAGTTCCTATGGTTTCCCATGTAGATCATACTGAGCATGAAGTTCATGTCATTGTTACCGAGCAGGGAGTTGCAGATTTGAGAGGAAAATCTCCACGTGAGAGAGCCCGGGAAATAATAGAGAAATGTGCTCATCCCGATTATAAGGATATGCTCTGGGATTACTTTGAAAGAGCTTGTAAGCGTGGGGGGCACGAGCCTCATCTCCTTGAGGAGGCTTTAAGCTGGCACGTCCGTCTGATTCAAAAGGGCACGATGAAAGTTTAA
- a CDS encoding DUF3870 domain-containing protein, with the protein MPTLFIAGYAHLPHDITAYQLYKVLGLFLEIDEETGVIEDVEISLTSRLAQRVLKECIKGKSLLTDLDLIKSEICYRYHGEAKKAVIAALKSAHQRFLEARKKFQ; encoded by the coding sequence TTGCCAACGCTTTTTATAGCTGGATATGCTCATCTACCACATGATATAACGGCTTATCAGCTTTATAAGGTTTTAGGGCTTTTTTTGGAAATTGATGAGGAAACAGGTGTGATAGAGGATGTTGAGATCAGCTTAACGAGCAGATTAGCTCAGCGTGTACTAAAAGAGTGTATAAAGGGAAAAAGTCTTCTAACAGATCTCGATCTTATAAAAAGCGAGATCTGTTATAGATATCATGGGGAGGCAAAGAAGGCCGTTATAGCCGCGTTAAAAAGCGCTCATCAGCGCTTTCTGGAAGCGAGAAAAAAATTTCAATAA
- a CDS encoding ribonuclease H-like YkuK family protein, translating into MMSIITDYMKHKAGEYRLIIGTDSAENEGEAVFVTAVILYRVGKGGIYFYRRYRGECIHNFKKRIFYEAHLSLDLASRISLALSEVDLEDYPQLEIHLDVGEGGKTKEIVASVIAYVSGNGFKARIKPESFGATKVADKYV; encoded by the coding sequence ATGATGAGTATTATAACGGATTACATGAAGCATAAGGCAGGAGAGTATCGTCTGATAATTGGAACTGACTCAGCTGAAAATGAAGGGGAGGCGGTTTTTGTAACAGCGGTAATACTTTACAGGGTAGGTAAGGGAGGTATATACTTCTATAGAAGATACAGAGGGGAGTGTATTCACAACTTTAAAAAGAGAATCTTTTATGAAGCTCATCTTAGCCTTGATCTCGCGAGTAGAATAAGCCTTGCACTTTCGGAGGTAGATCTTGAAGATTATCCGCAACTTGAAATACATCTTGATGTCGGTGAAGGAGGCAAAACAAAAGAAATAGTTGCAAGCGTGATAGCTTATGTTAGCGGAAATGGTTTTAAGGCAAGGATTAAGCCTGAGTCGTTTGGGGCGACGAAGGTAGCAGATAAATATGTCTAA
- a CDS encoding chemotaxis protein CheW: protein MSAVALEELIIAFKLGEEEYGVDVAQIQEIIKMKEITRVPKAPYYIKGVINLRGNVIPVIDLRSRFSLPAKEATDQSRIIVLDIKGIRFGIIVDAVSEVIRLPKENIDPPPPVAMGGIEATYLRGVGKVDDKLIILLDLEKALNLGEIVSGEEEE from the coding sequence ATGTCTGCGGTGGCTTTGGAGGAATTGATTATAGCATTTAAGCTTGGTGAGGAGGAATACGGAGTGGATGTGGCGCAAATTCAGGAGATAATTAAAATGAAGGAGATAACGAGGGTACCAAAGGCACCCTATTATATAAAAGGCGTTATAAACTTGAGAGGGAACGTAATCCCCGTTATAGATTTAAGGAGCCGTTTCTCCCTTCCAGCGAAGGAAGCTACGGATCAATCAAGGATAATAGTGCTTGATATAAAGGGTATAAGGTTTGGCATAATAGTGGATGCGGTTTCTGAGGTGATAAGGCTTCCTAAGGAGAATATAGACCCCCCCCCACCGGTTGCAATGGGAGGAATAGAGGCTACCTATCTTAGGGGTGTAGGTAAGGTTGATGATAAGCTTATAATTCTCCTTGATCTCGAAAAAGCATTAAATCTTGGAGAGATCGTAAGCGGGGAAGAGGAGGAATAG